One genomic segment of Vicia villosa cultivar HV-30 ecotype Madison, WI unplaced genomic scaffold, Vvil1.0 ctg.001190F_1_1, whole genome shotgun sequence includes these proteins:
- the LOC131633926 gene encoding protein ALWAYS EARLY 3-like isoform X1, which produces MAPPRKSRSVNKRFTNTNDISPEKDGVGSSKNKHRKKKLSNKLGSQWSKEELEQFYEAYRKYGTDWKKVAAAVRNRSIEMVEALYNMNRAYLSLPEGMASVVGLIAMMTDHYNVLEESDSEKESNDAPGSRKPVKRKREKVQLSVSKDPVQSQSVTSSDGCLSLLKKRRIDGIQPRAVGKRTPRVPVYHSYKKDDRENFVSPNKRSLKSTADANDDEVEHVALTLTRASQRGDSPRSQTPHRRAGQKSSVVQSREKMQQVSQTTRAKYHNVPVDEEFVEGSLESRGAENGEYARDTSSLIDMEGTSTAGVLLKKGKFYRKKEKVENIGNDQLDDGGEACSGTEEGLSFRSLKENKLEGTNERLEQFSPTSQRKKSQKLFFGDEIHALNALQTLADLSLMMPTSKAESESPVQLKGERKTVVKDDKSALPEATSTSHKRNKVRLRGVSVADTSTSKKSKLGKDIANDTNALSESKEQIPFADKTWKRKHKSTLSKVADDGNKTAIKGKHADQVFASPKQLKMVKPSEVVSRGDQKGLAISTAEIPLLNEISSPIKQRSRRKMIFQRPSMPKEKSFENILKSQPNNYSTQKEKLSSCLSSSLVRRWFTFEWFYSALDYPWFAKREFVEYLNHVGLGNIPRLTRVEWSVIKSSLGKPRRFSEHFLHEERQKLEQYRESVRKHYSELRTGVRDGLPTDLARPLYVGQRVIAIHPKTREIHDGSVLTVDHDKCRIQFDRPELGVEFIMDIDCMPLNTLDNMPEALRRQIGARKASFITKEPQINGNSSVGGCEMHSSPVKVHLSSSASVKQGKADANHVTSQTNIDNLCAQAACAQPSQVMQHQAKEADIHALSELKRALDKKETVLIELRNANNGILENQNGIECLKDPEGFKKHYATVLVELKEASGQVSDTMLQLRQRNTYTDNSFPPWMKPKADFEVHDDLPSVLDNSMTQESRSTVIEIVKGSRLRAHAMLDAAFQAWSQATKEGKDAITKIGQALDSIDYQQLSSKYRLPVIRSQDQVNGSFYQHNQSTCKVSEPLLNDASGPKLHKDSDEVDFEIPSELITSCVATLTMIQSCTERQYPPADVARILDSAVTSLQPCDPRNLPIYREIQMCMGRIKTQILALIPT; this is translated from the exons ATGGCACCACCAAGGAAATCTAGAAGTGTGAATAAGCGGTTTACAAATACAAATGATATTTCTCCCGAGAAAGATGGAGTTGGATCAAGTAAAAACAAGCACAGG AAGAAGAAATTGTCTAATAAATTAGGATCTCAGTGGAGCAAGGAGGAACTTGAGCAATTCTATGAAGCATACAGAAAGTATGGGACAGATTGGAAGAAG GTGGCTGCTGCTGTACGTAATAGATCCATTGAAATGGTGGAAGCTCTTTACAATATGAATCGG GCATACCTATCTCTACCAGAGGGCATGGCTTCTGTTGTGGGCCTCATTGCAATGATGACAGATCATTATAATGTCCTG GAAGAGAGTGATAGTGAAAAGGAGAGCAATGATGCACCAGGATCTCGAAAACCTGTGAAACGGAAGCGTGAAAAAGTTCAGCTTAGTGTTTCAAAGGATCCTGTCCAGTCTCAGTCTGTAACTTCCAGTGATGGTTGCCTCTCTCTACTGAAGAAAAGGCGCATTGATG GTATCCAGCCTCGTGCAGTTGGGAAGAGGACACCCCGAGTTCCAGTTTACCACTCTTACAAGAAAGATGATAGGGAGAATTTTGTTTCACCTAATAAAAGAAGTTTGAAGTCCACTGCTGATGCTAATGATGACGAAGTTGAACATGTAGCTTTGACATTAACCAGGGCTTCACAAAGAGGAGACTCTCCCCGTTCTCAAACACCACATAGGAGAGCAGGGCAGAAGTCCTCTGTTGTTCAGAGCCGGGAAAAAATG CAGCAAGTATCACAAACGACTCGTGCTAAGTACCACAATGTTCCCGTGGATGAAGAGTTTGTGGAAGGTAGTCTAGAAAGCAGGGGAGCTGAAAATGGAGAATATGCTAGAGATACTAGTTCCTTGATAGATATGGAAGGAACGAGCACCGCTGGAGTTCTTCTGAagaaaggaaaattttatagaaaaaaagagaaagtgGAAAATATTGGAAATGATCAGCTTGATGATGGAGGAGAAGCATGCAGCGGCACTGAAGAAGGACTTAGTTTTAGGTctttgaaagaaaataaattggAGGGTACTAATGAAAGGCTTGAGCAATTCTCTCCAACAAGTCAGCGGAAAAAAAGCCAAAAGCTCTTTTTTGGAG ATGAAATCCACGCCTTGAATGCTTTGCAAACTTTGGCCGATCTATCTCTAATGATGCCGACATCTAAAGCAGAATCTG AATCACCTGTCCAGTTGAAGGGAGAAAGAAAGACTGTTGTTAAAGATGATAAGTCTGCTTTACCTGAAGCAACTTCAACAAGTCATAAGAGAAATAAAGTTAGACTCCGTGGGGTCTCTGTAGCCGACACTTCAACGTCCAAAAAATCTAAACTCGGAAAGGATATAGCAAATGATACCAATGCTCTTTCTGAATCAAAAGAGCAGATTCCGTTTGCTGATAAAACATGGAAAAGAAAGCACAAGTCCACTCTTTCAAAG GTTGCGGATGACGGGAACAAAACGGCGATTAAAGGAAAACACGCTGATCAGGTTTTTGCCTCACCAAAACAATTGAAGATGGTCAAACCATCAGAAGTTGTCTCGCGTGGTGATCAGAAAGGTTTAGCAATATCAACCGCTGAAATTCCACTTTTGAATGAAATTAGTTCACCAATCAAACAAAGAAGTAGACGCAAGATGATTTTTCAGAGACCATCCATGCCAAAAGAGAAGTCTTTTGAGAATATATTGAAAAGCCAACCTAATAATTACTCTACCCAAAAG GAAAAGCTTTCCAGTTGCCTGTCATCTTCTTTGGTTCGCAGATGGTTTACTTTTGAATGGTTTTATAGTGCACTTGATTATCCATGGTTTGCCAAAAGAGAATTTGTGGAGTACTTAAACCATGTGGGGCTGGGGAATATCCCAAGGCTAACTCGTGTTGAGTGGAGTGTCATAAAAAG TTCCCTTGGCAAACCACGCAGGTTTTCTGAACATTTTTTACATGAAGAAAGACAAAAACTTGAACAGTATCGAGAATCAGTGAGGAAACATTATTCTGAGCTGCGGACTGGTGTCAGAGATGGACTTCCGACAGATTTAGCGAGACCATTATATGTTGGACAACGAGTAATTGCCATTCACCCCAAAACAAGAGAGATTCATGATGGTAGTGTGCTTACTGTTGACCATGACAAGTGCAGGATTCAGTTCGACCGTCCTGAGTTAGGAGTTGAATTCATCATG GACATCGATTGCATGCCTTTGAATACATTAGATAATATGCCAGAAGCTTTGAGGAGGCAGATTGGTGCCAGAAAAGCCTCTTTTATAACTAAAGAACCACAGATTAATGGAAATTCAAGTGTTGGGGGATGTGAAATGCATTCCTCACCTGTGAAGGTACATCTCTCTTCAAGTGCTTCAGTAAAGCAAGGAAAG GCGGATGCTAACCATGTCACTTCCCAGACCAATATTGATAACCTCTGCGCTCAAGCTGCTTGTGCTCAACCGTCTCAAGTGATGCAACATCAAGCTAAAGAAGCTGATATACATGCACTTTCTGAACTAAAGCGTGCTCTAGATAAAAAG GAGACAGTGCTAATAGAACTTCGAAATGCAAATAATGGCATATTGGAAAACCAAAATGGTATAGAATGTTTAAAAGATCCCGAAGGTTTCAAGAAGCATTATGCCACGGTACTTGTAGAGCTAAAGGAAGCCAGTGGACAG GTTTCTGATACCATGCTTCAATTGAGGCAACGCAACACCTACACGGACAACTCTTTCCCACCATGGATGAAGCCCAAAGCTGATTTTGAAGTTCATGATGATCTTCCTAGTGTGTTGGATAATTCTATGACACAAGAGTCTAGGTCAACTGTCATTGAAATTGTTAAAGGATCTAGGCTACGGGCACATGCAATGCTGGATGCTGCATTTCAG GCATGGTCTCAAGCCACAAAGGAAGGTAAAGATGCTATTACGAAGATTGGACAGGCATTGGATTCTATTGATTATCAACAGTTATCCTCTAAGTACAGGTTGCCTGTGATAAGGTCTCAAGATCAAGTGAATGGCAGTTTTTATCAGCATAATCAATCAACTTGCAAAGTATCTGAACCTTTACTTAATGATGCATCTGGTCCCAAACTGCataaagattctgacgaagttgattttgaaatacCGTCAGAGCTCATCACTTCATGTGTTGCTACATTAACCATGATACAG AGTTGTACAGAACGGCAATACCCTCCAGCAGATGTGGCTCGAATATTAGATTCTGCTGTTACCAGCTTGCAACCATGCGATCCTCGAAACCTTCCTATTTACAGAGAAATTCAAATGTGCATGGGAAGAATTAAGACCCAGATTTTAGCTCTCATCCCTACTTAG